TGGGTCATATTTTCACTATAATGGCATTTTCGTGTTATGAACTAAAATGTTTTTATAATGAACTATATCACTCTTACATGAACTCCATgttttattctctagttatcaCTAAAATAGTGGTTACCCTATAATAGTACTCTGTCGTTTAGAATATTTTTGTATCCACACGTATTATAAACATGTATCAAGTCTTGCATAATCtttaatcaataaaaaaataacaagaTCATTTTTGCACCTTTTACTTATTTTCTCCACCGGGAGCCCAGTTTGTCGATGGGAAGAACCCCGCGACTTACTTTACCCGATCGCCGAGCAATCCGCGGTTGATCACCGGCCCGATAGGGGAATATCCTATCGTATGcttttttattttgtcaaattatatttatagtCGAACAACGCTTTAGGGTGAAACCCTACCCTGATTATAGAAATAATACTGATTATCATTCATCGGATCTAACTATCTATGGCTGGGAATTGGGATATAAATAATAATCATATCAATATACTTGTTGCACCCTTATCTGATACACCTTGATCGGCTATTTTACGAGCACTGCGATCGATGCTGAAGATCAggattcaaattaaaattttaagttcgTAGATTGATAGGATAAACCTCCTATCGGGCTGATCGGCGTCCGTAGATCGGCGATCGATAAATGTTTGTGCCCGGGCGAGTGCCCGTCGAGCACGACGGTTTTCTCCcttggagaagagaatgaacgataatattgatattctagattgatttctcaaatgattacaataactcctatttataatgctaataataacttaatgaacaagaaaacaaagatatggaaacgATATGCAAATCATAATTTATCTAATTAATAATGCCCGTATCATAGATTCTGTGGAAATCTTATATGGCGAAATTTGCATGGTCACTATTCAGCATATATGATGATTATATCGTAAAGGTAAGAATTGATTATATCATAACACTATGGGATTGTTCGATTTGCAAAATTATATCTcgtgattaaatatgtattgtgtTTGATTTATGAGATTGAATCTTACACTACAGAAAAAACGCTAATTAATGACGGAATTAGTGCGGCAGCGGAAATTTCAAGATTTAGTGACAGATAAATGACAGAAAAGTGTCGTCACTAATTGGTGACAGAAAAGTCCGTCACTCATACGGAATTACTACCGTAACCGTCTTTGATTTATGTCATTGTAACTTTAGTGACGAACAAATctgtcactaatattttttactaACAAGCTTTTTAATGACGGATCCATCGGTACTTAATCTGTCATTGTATCAGTTAAGTGCCTAAATTTCGCTGATTAGTGACAGAATTATCCGTCACTAAATCGCACGTTATTTGTAGTGTTACAACTTAATCATATATGGATAATCATTTGATGATTAGTCATATAGACACCCcatacaataaaaataatctcacaacttaatcctgaTGGATTATCCCATGATAATTGGTTATGTCAACCGAATGACACCTATACtgattactccctccgtcccacaataattgtcactattTTTCATTTCAGTCTGTCCCactaattgtcacacttcatttttaccataaatggtaagtaggtttcatattccactaattcacttcactcacgttttattataaaaccaatataagaAAGTGGGTCCTagacagtggcggatccaggatccggaaatggagggggcggaatatatagtattagcttggtttagtgcggacatggctattttttttattgttcggggcgacgccggaggcaaacggagggggcggacatggtaaatttacatcccgataagggaaaaatagtcgcacggagggggcgaccgccccctcctgccccccctagatccgccactgggtcctacattccactaactttttcaaacaacttttctttacatttcttaaaatctgtgtcaacaataagagtgacaattattgagggagggagggagtatattgcAAAGTTATGTTTATTATCTTGTAAAGCTGCGTTTAAGTATTATACCGCAACAATATTGGTTATATGATGACACTATATACTGAATATACTCATATGCTAATAACTAGCTAATTAGGCTCACTAGGAAGGTATGAAGTATAAACATTACAGACATAAAGTTGTGCTTATTGTCTCGTCGTCCATGATGCTAGAGTTGATATATAGActaaatatatcaaaatattttaaacttaGAGGTTCTATAAATGGTCAAAAATACAATAAGCTCTTATATTTTCCTAGGCATATAAATGACCATCTATTTGAATATGTGCTTTTTCTTAGAACACGTGTTGATGGTCTGTATACACGTTGATTTATACATCATTCGTGAAGATTCAGTTTGTAGACATGAAAATAACAGAAGTAAAAGCCATTTTGGAATTCTAAATCCTTACCAAACAAAATATCATGCACAAACCATGTTATTACATCCTTATGTCATTAAGATAAATTTGTGAATTAATGTAATAATGTAAATAATAGTATTGCCTCCATTAGTCGTTACTTGTTACTAGTTTCGTTGAATGCATATATTAACTTGCAGGCATCCTACCAACATTCACAAAGGATTGCAGTCTTCAGTCTATCAATCTGAATAACAACAAATTGAATGGAACACTACACCAAAGTCTAGAAAACTGCCAGGGTCTGCAGGCCATTGACATTAGTGAAAATGAAATACATGGTACATTTCCCTTTTGGATGGAAACACTCCCTCAACTTCTCATCCTAGTCTTGAGGTCAAATAAGTTGGATGGTACAATGCTGGTGGCTTCAAACATTGAGCAGCCATTTCCAAAGTTGCAAGTCTTGGATGTATCACATAATGCATTTGTTGGCTCTCTACCTGAGAGGTATTTTAAGAACTTTCGAGGTATGATGGATGCCAAGGAACACCAGACCGATGGAGAATAtttgtttcaaaatttcatAGAGTTGAGGCTTACATTGAAGGGATTGGATCAGTTATTGCAGCGACTACTAAATACCTTTACAACTATTGACTTATCCTCCAATAGATTCTCTGGGATCATTCCACCTTCTATAGCAAATCTTAAGTCTCTTAGATACTTGAATTTGTCGCACAATACCATTGGAGGTCACATACCGTCATCTCTTGGAGGTATGAGTCTCCTCGAGTCATTGGACTTGTCTTCAAACAAACTGGATGGAGAAATTCCCAATGAATTGGCAAGGTTAACATTCATTGCAAGGTTAAACCTCTCAATGAATAATCTCGAGGGACAAATACCACTGTCTACTCAACTTTCCACATTTGGGAATGATTCGTATGCGGGAAATGTAGGATTGTGTGGATTTCCATTGACGAAAAAATGTGATGGGAGTGATGGAAAACCATCACCGCCTCGTGTGGAAGTGGAATCAGATAGGGAGATTGAGTGGGATTATGTGTTTGCTGCTGCTGGATATGTTTTGAGCTTAGTAATCTTTTCCTTGCTGCTTTTATTTTGCAAGAGTTTCGGGTATAAATACTTTGAGAAAGTTGAGGATGTTTTTGAGAAGATCTCTGAGTGTTGCCAGCGCCGGAAGAAAAGAGACACGAAGAATAAGGCTACACGACAGTAGTGAGGATAAGGCTATTTAGCTTGTTAGCAGACAAAAACAAAGAAGAATGTGCTActtatagttttattattaattattgtaAGGTTAGCCTGTATTAACGTTAGTCCCTCCGTCtctaaagaatatgcactttggggacGGCATGAGTTTttatgcaaaattggtaaagtaagagaggagtagagagagaaagtaattaaagtattgttaatgggaatgagtcccacctcataAGAGTGAaaatagtttccaaaattagaaagtgcatattcttgtgggactggctaaaaatgaaatagtgcatattcttgtgggacagggGAGTATTATTCTGCAATTGAAGCATAATAATAGAATTATTATtgttagtactagtatttgtaATTACAATCACTATTACCGAATAAAATATATCTGTAAATTATCTCATCCAAAACTAATTTACATATAAAATACTCCATAGATACGAAATTATTAAGCTATTTTTGAACCTCATGAACTCCGATGGGGGCGGAGGTTTTTCAGTCATGACAGTAATTTTTCGACTATGGCATTACCAACGACGACGGCCATTTACGGTCTCCAGCCAGGAATTTCATTATAAGTTAAGGGTATTTAAGACTATTCATAtcaaaattgtttttattttagttttgagtaaaggtcaattttaaTCATAATCTTATTATCAAATTATGAATTTGGTTCAAAACATTcccttttttgaaaaaaatagattcataacaaatgaaaatgagaCTGAAGTAGTCTTTTTTTACGGTTACGTCAAAAAACTAGCGGTCAACGCTAATTGCAAGTGGCATTACCGTTAATCTATTGATGGGACCATAAAAAAGGACCACTAGTGTTTTCGACTAATtctatttactaaatttttgaAATTGTTCTAATTTATCATTAGTCCTTACTAATGAGTAAATGAAAGGTAATTGTTAGAGGTGTAAGAATTAGGAGAGGCAGAGGCTGGTATTAGAGATATAAACGAAGAAAATTGCTGAAATGTCAAATTCTGGAATAGAaagtaaatgaaaaatatcaaaaaaatatCTTACATAACACGACTTTAATTTAGATTACCGtatgaattaaattattgttatgATTTATCTGTTGAACAATGTTGTTGAACAATAGGGATTCAATGTTATTTATGGAGAGGCTGTgatgatttaattatttaatttgaaccTATTTACTTTCattttaattactactactactactaatttatgGTTTAATTAAGTTTTATCATTTCAATTCAGATTTTGACTGTGTGATTAGGCTCATTTAATTCTTagttaaacaaaattattagttCACGGTATATTACTCAAAATTAGCAAAAAGTGttgcataattaaattcatataatTATAAGCCCAAAAATGTCATTCCAAATCTAATATGTAAATCAATCTCGATTTTTATCAAGCTACCAAACAATAATACTAAATTCTTATCTGAATTTGTATCTGTAATTATTACTGTAGTTTGCTATGTGCAAAAATGTACTATCAAGTGTGAGAGAAGCATAGATCTACACGAATTATCGAATAATAAACTTAATTATTCCTGACCTTTTTGTTTCAATTAcgaaatagcaaaatgagaTAGAAAATCATACCGAAATAGCAAGTCGGTTGCTTGCGATGTTCAAAAACACTAAATTTTTCGGAAGCAAAATTCCTTTTGGAATATCACCTGTAATTATAAATCAACCACACATACATTTAGGTATAATCATGTTAACAAA
This sequence is a window from Salvia splendens isolate huo1 chromosome 14, SspV2, whole genome shotgun sequence. Protein-coding genes within it:
- the LOC121764510 gene encoding receptor-like protein 9DC3; protein product: MLVASNIEQPFPKLQVLDVSHNAFVGSLPERYFKNFRGMMDAKEHQTDGEYLFQNFIELRLTLKGLDQLLQRLLNTFTTIDLSSNRFSGIIPPSIANLKSLRYLNLSHNTIGGHIPSSLGGMSLLESLDLSSNKLDGEIPNELARLTFIARLNLSMNNLEGQIPLSTQLSTFGNDSYAGNVGLCGFPLTKKCDGSDGKPSPPRVEVESDREIEWDYVFAAAGYVLSLVIFSLLLLFCKSFGYKYFEKVEDVFEKISECCQRRKKRDTKNKATRQ